One genomic region from Flagellimonas oceani encodes:
- a CDS encoding energy transducer TonB gives MKNLFALALVLIFFKTNAQVDKKPLQQKVSEKSESSNFDSIVKALGYKEGDELLVWTIFTINKDGKIINIKARGPHPILEKEAIRILENTPENCTRKL, from the coding sequence ATGAAAAACCTATTTGCACTTGCATTGGTTCTCATATTTTTCAAGACAAATGCGCAAGTAGACAAAAAACCACTTCAACAAAAAGTATCTGAAAAGTCTGAAAGTTCCAATTTTGACAGTATCGTAAAAGCTCTTGGTTATAAAGAAGGAGATGAATTACTCGTTTGGACAATATTCACCATCAACAAGGATGGAAAAATTATCAATATTAAGGCCCGCGGCCCTCACCCTATTCTAGAAAAAGAAGCTATCCGAATTTTAGAAAACACTCCTGAGAATTGTACCAGAAAACTTTAA
- a CDS encoding Dps family protein produces the protein MKKLSPIGLEIDKSKEIAFHLNRLLAHYQVYYMNTRGFHWNIKGNKFFELHAKFEELYTIALTNIDEVAERILTLGEVPMHSYSQYLEVSEIPERNNISDGDEAVSLIVQGTKTLLKIERKLLELASETGDEGTSALMSDYIREQEKTVWMYSSFLGKSDRN, from the coding sequence ATGAAGAAATTGAGTCCAATTGGTCTGGAAATAGACAAGTCCAAAGAAATTGCGTTCCACCTGAACCGTTTATTGGCGCACTATCAAGTATATTACATGAATACCCGAGGGTTTCACTGGAACATCAAGGGCAATAAATTTTTTGAGCTGCACGCAAAATTTGAGGAACTCTACACTATTGCCCTCACCAATATTGATGAAGTAGCGGAGCGAATCCTTACGCTCGGGGAAGTGCCCATGCATAGTTATTCCCAGTATTTGGAGGTTTCTGAAATACCTGAACGCAACAACATTTCCGATGGGGATGAAGCCGTCAGCCTTATTGTGCAGGGAACCAAAACCTTATTGAAAATTGAACGCAAACTACTGGAGCTTGCCAGCGAGACAGGTGATGAGGGAACCAGTGCCCTGATGAGCGATTACATTCGCGAACAGGAAAAAACGGTTTGGATGTATTCCTCTTTTCTGGGCAAATCAGATAGAAACTAG
- a CDS encoding sigma 54-interacting response regulator — MKKQILIVEDEFIVANDLSNILRNAGYEVAGIVDSYGLAMKKISASKPYLALLDIRLKGELTGIDLAKQLIKQNIPFIFISANSNRAILEEVKPTKPYGFLVKPFRAKDVLVALEIAFYHHEHSKNMGKILEQNLVDGINTLQQGFDATKGICTEFTQVFRPYISFDYLELTPNPTYFGQHPFGCFRLGLNEYQSIGFDQLSSITSMRKEVLNEKFLQSTYEKVPTILDTEELTASFGQNPFKELIVNAFKLKSQMSIPIPFSGELLHLNFFHKQNNIYSNNDIEVLVKLTPQIGEVLAKCLGAKQIENQSAKVTKPSPGKTLDSPKSFEGIVGNSPQLLTVFDLIRKVAPMETSVLILGESGTGKELIARAIHSLSQRKDYPLVTINCGALPENLIESILFGHEKGAFTGALDTKIGKFEQANGGTIFLDEIGEMPLNLQVRLLRVLQEKAIEKVGATKPQKLDIRIIAATNKNLDKEVEEGRFRLDLYYRLNVFPILLAPLRERKQDIPLLARHFVDKFCTSQGKEPMEIDEYGLKSLLEYDWPGNIRELENCIEKSILLADGDTIGDVHLPFNKSGQQSKSWDLERVRSISELERDYIIHILRKCKGKVFGKNGAAELLKIPTSTLNSKMRKLGIDKKEINM; from the coding sequence ATGAAGAAACAAATACTCATTGTTGAGGATGAATTCATTGTGGCCAATGATTTGTCCAACATTCTTCGAAATGCAGGGTATGAGGTAGCCGGAATAGTGGATTCCTATGGGCTGGCCATGAAGAAGATTTCTGCAAGCAAACCCTATTTGGCCTTGCTGGATATTCGCTTGAAAGGGGAATTGACGGGTATCGATTTGGCCAAACAGTTGATAAAACAGAATATCCCCTTCATTTTTATATCCGCCAACTCCAATAGGGCCATTTTGGAAGAAGTCAAACCCACAAAACCCTATGGATTTCTGGTAAAGCCCTTTAGGGCCAAGGATGTGTTGGTGGCTTTGGAAATTGCATTCTATCATCATGAGCATTCCAAGAACATGGGCAAAATCTTGGAGCAGAACCTCGTTGATGGGATCAATACGCTCCAGCAGGGATTCGATGCCACAAAAGGCATTTGCACAGAATTCACCCAAGTTTTCAGGCCCTATATTTCATTTGACTATTTGGAACTGACGCCCAATCCAACGTATTTTGGGCAGCATCCCTTTGGGTGCTTCAGGTTGGGACTGAATGAATACCAATCCATCGGGTTCGACCAACTATCCTCCATCACTTCAATGCGCAAGGAAGTACTGAACGAAAAGTTTCTTCAATCAACATACGAGAAGGTCCCCACAATTTTGGATACCGAAGAATTGACAGCTTCATTCGGTCAGAATCCATTCAAGGAATTGATTGTCAACGCATTCAAATTGAAATCCCAAATGTCGATTCCCATTCCATTTTCAGGGGAGCTGTTGCACTTGAATTTTTTCCACAAACAAAATAATATCTATAGCAACAATGATATTGAGGTGTTGGTTAAACTGACGCCCCAAATTGGTGAGGTCCTTGCCAAATGTTTAGGGGCCAAACAAATCGAAAATCAAAGTGCAAAGGTTACCAAACCATCTCCGGGCAAGACACTGGATTCGCCCAAAAGTTTTGAGGGTATTGTTGGAAACAGCCCGCAGTTGTTGACTGTTTTTGATCTTATTCGCAAAGTGGCCCCTATGGAAACCAGCGTGCTTATATTGGGCGAAAGTGGAACCGGAAAGGAATTGATAGCCCGGGCCATCCACAGCCTTTCACAAAGGAAGGATTATCCTCTTGTTACCATAAATTGTGGTGCACTGCCGGAGAATTTGATAGAATCCATCCTTTTTGGCCATGAGAAAGGCGCTTTTACGGGGGCGTTGGACACAAAAATTGGAAAGTTTGAACAAGCCAATGGGGGTACCATTTTTTTGGATGAAATAGGGGAAATGCCCCTGAACCTGCAGGTGCGACTGCTGCGGGTGCTCCAAGAAAAGGCCATTGAAAAGGTGGGCGCTACCAAACCCCAAAAACTCGATATCAGAATCATCGCCGCAACCAATAAAAACCTCGACAAGGAAGTGGAAGAGGGGCGGTTTAGGCTTGACCTTTATTATAGATTGAACGTTTTCCCCATCCTTTTGGCCCCTTTGCGGGAGAGAAAACAGGATATTCCATTGTTGGCACGGCACTTTGTGGATAAATTTTGCACGTCACAGGGAAAGGAACCCATGGAAATCGACGAATATGGACTGAAGAGTTTATTAGAATATGATTGGCCGGGCAATATAAGGGAACTGGAAAACTGCATTGAAAAGAGTATCCTGCTCGCAGACGGGGATACCATTGGGGACGTTCACTTGCCTTTTAACAAATCCGGTCAGCAGTCAAAGAGTTGGGATTTGGAAAGAGTACGGTCCATCAGCGAGCTTGAACGGGACTACATCATACACATCCTAAGAAAATGCAAGGGCAAGGTGTTTGGAAAGAACGGAGCCGCGGAATTGTTAAAAATCCCTACATCGACCTTAAACTCCAAGATGCGCAAATTGGGGATTGATAAAAAAGAAATCAACATGTGA